CAGAGTACAGTTGATTCGCGCGCCACCACTCAGTTGGAATGTACTCCCCATCAACGACTACAGATGGCCGGCTCTCGAGTTCGAGAACGGCCATTCCACTAGCGTTGACGGTGGTGGACTGATTCCCAACTTCGACCCGGCCGGTTGTAATCGGATCGTCGGTCGCCTTCTCTGTGACAGTTGCCTGAACGAGGGCTCCTGACGAGTTCGCCTCGAGGACCGTCAACTCAAGGTTCGTTTCGCGAACGGTTCCGTCGTCGTCGATCGAGACGGGTTGCGACTGACCACGGACGATGCCGTGAACGGTCACCTCGTCAAAGGTCGCTGCTGGAAGCGTCTCCGATTGGACGGCGACTGACGTTGCGTTCACATAGCGATCGACAGTCGCAATATCGATCTCGTTCGGGAGGGAGGGACCGTCTCGTTCACTTCCCCAGGCTTCTTCGATAACTAACGGCGGCTCAGCAGTATCCGTCGCCTCGCTTGGCATATCTGGCCGTTTCTGCGTCGGTACGGCGTGGATTTGCGCTGGGCGGACGGATGAGTTCTTCCGGATAGCGTCGCTTTCCGTTCGAGAAACCATCGTGTGCCAGCCGTCTGCTCCGACAGAGTAGAACCGCCAATTTCCACGAAGACGAGCGGTACTGTCAACATCGATTGCTGCCCACACAGTGCCCGGATGCATGACGACACCAGTGCGATTCTCGTCGCTTTCGAACGTCACGCGCTTCCCGTCACTATTGTCGATCCGAGTAACGACCGTCTGACGGGATTCGGTTGCTGTTACCCGCTCACTCACATTCTCGGTTTCAGTCTCCCACGACTCATCACAGGAATCTGCCTCACTGTCGTAATCATCGCATGTTCGTATTTCATGGCGAAGGCGAACGGAGATCGCAACGTCCACGGAGAGGTTCTGCGTCCCTGACAGCCCACTATACTCAAGAGTAGAGCGATGATTGTTGTCTGAGTCGAGTACCCGACCGTCTGCCCGTAGTTCGACACTGTCAATATCAGTCTCAGCAGTCGACCACCGGCTGCGGACCGAGCCAGTGGTATCGTCATCTGGAACACGGACTCGGTAATCGGTTATCGCGAGGATCTCACCATCTGGAGCGATGTACTGTGTCGAGCTGTTTCCTGAATGCAACACCGTCGACGGCTGGACTGCAAAGATGCTCGCGTACGCATCTCTGATATAGAGTCCGTCCTCGAGCTGTGCTCCCTCGGGATGAACTGACGTCGTCTCATTCCCGGGGGTGAAGTCCTGGATATCACCGCTGTTCCAGGTTTCGACGGCTTCAACCGGTTCTTCGAACGGGACATCCGTCGACTCTGCGAGCCGAGCGGAAAATTCCACATCGGAAGAAACGGTATCCGTAAATTCCTCACTCGAGCGGTCCCCCTTATCTATGTCTTCCGACCACAACAGCGGGAACCGCGTTTCGTTTACACCGTAATCCGGTCCGTCAGCAGGAATCGCCGTACTCGAGTTTGGGTCAGCTGCAGCGACACATGCAGTCAGACTCGCAACGCCTCCGCTTACGGCGAGGAACGCGACGGCGATGACGATCACACGTGACATGGTCATTGGATTTCGGTGAAACGGTTTGTCTGCTGTATTAGAACGGTTTCACGCAGTCAGAGAAGCCGAATCCCATCTGACTGCCGACTTTGTCGATAAGTTCCGGTGAGATGAGGGCGAGGACGATGATGCCGAATCCGATACCCGACATTACGAGCTTCTCTTTGGCTTGGTTCTTCTTTTCAGGGTTCCCACCAGCACGCATATACGAGAGGCCAGCTCGACCGACATAGAAACCAGTTGCAGGGAGCCCGAGACCAGCAACAGCACCAAAAACAATACCGATACCAGTCTCGACGCCCGTGCCGCAATAAACGTCTCCAACATTACTTTGAGCCGTAGCTGGACCTACTGCAACAATTAACAAGAGGAGTCCAGTCGCGAGTGAGACAAGCTGTGGTGGAACAGAGGTGAAAAGCGACTGCACTCGCAGTCTCGTTTTACGAGACGTAGAGGACTCCTCGTTGGTAGTGGGGTGTTCACTGGACGATTCAGTCGCTGTGGGGGATGAACGATTACTCATGGGAAACTGAGTTGACGCTTGGTGTGTCGAGGATGTTTTCGAGATCCTCAAGGCACGAGGTCTGGTCGATCAGGTCGTCGAGGTCACGATCGTCGTCGCGGAGCGCTTCTTCGATAAGTGCGACGAGCCTATCTCTCTCGATGTCACGGTATGCCATCTGCTCGGCGAGTGCCTCGCGGAATAGCCCCGATGCGTTGATACCGGTCGCCCAACTGAGGAACAGGGCGTCGGCGGGCATAACCGAAATAGTCGTAGTGGTAGTTCGTTTCACCATTCTTTTACTCACAGATCACTCGCTGACTGCGGAAGCTCGAGAGAAGGCCCTCATCCTGCGGGGTTCTGACCGCAGAGTTACCGTTTCGATCAGAGTCTCGATGAATCAGTAACCGTGTGACTCGAGCGCTGAACTGGAGGAGTTCATCGCTACCGTCAACGAGCCAAGTGGAGAGGAGTGAGGGTACTTCTTGATCGAGTCGGTCCTGAATTATCTCCATTGGATGTTTTGCCACTGGTTCTCACCAAGCGAAAGCTCACGGAGAACAACTATATTTTCACTGGCGTTTACACCGTCAATATGTATGTAATTCGTACTATTATTTAATTATCAGATGACTCTCTGACCTATGGATAATCGATAGACAGACGTTTGATGAATTCTATGTCGTTGTTGGTTCCAGTTCAGAGGCAGGTCGAGCTTGTGCGCGATAGGACTCGTACAAGTCGATTCCCCATTCGACGAGCCGTTCGTTAGAACTGACAATCATCGCAATGTGCTGTCCACTACCGGATTCGTTGTATGCTGCAATAGCAACCTTACGAGTATCGTAGATCCCGATACCGAGCGTATGTGCTCGATCGAGGACTAAGGGCTGGTAGTTGTTGTATGCCGAACTGTGGACCACATACTGGGTTTGAGAGTTTTCGGCAGCTTCGACGTAGGTTGGCAAATCAAGGATAGCCTCGGATTCAATGCCGAGTTCGAGTAACCCTCGGTAGGCGTGGAACAGAACTGGATTAAAGATAGAGCAGAACCCTCGAAAGCGGCTGGTTTGTCGGTCATAAAGCTTGAGAGCTGTCCATAGTACCGAAGAGGGATGAGTAGGGTTAGAAATGATTAACTCAGCGTCGGCCAGTTCTGGAATTGGAAAGGTCGCATCTTCTGTCGGGAGGCGCTGTAACCATGGCGCTTTCTCTATGAGTTGCTCAACTGCCGTCGCCAAATCAACATAGGCATTTAGAACTCGTGTTCCGGCAGGTGTGATCTGCTGTTGTCCCCCGTCATCTTGGATCCAGCCATACTCTGCGAAGGCCTTGAGGATACGCCCAATTGTGGGCCGTGACGGGGAACTGCTCACTGCTGATTCTAGCTCACTCGGACGATATGGTCGTCTCTCAAGTGTCCTTAATACACCAATCGAATGGTCGGAGCGAGTCAGGAATGATAGCCCCTCAACTGAGACCGTCTGAAGACAGCTCTCGATGACATCCAGGAGCAAGAGGCCACCAGCAGTTAGCTCAATTCCTGCGTTGTGATTATTGACGAACCCACGGTCTCGGAGAACTGCAAGATGATTAGAGGCAGCCTGCCGGGAGATGTCGGCTTGTTGGGCAATATCAGTCTGTGCCACGGGACTCGAGAGGTCACCCATAGCCTGTAAAACTTTGAGACGCGCCGAGTCGACTGTTTCATTGATAACGCTCCGGACAACGAGTTTTTCGCCTGTGAGGGGGTTCTTTGCTCGGTGTGTATTTCCAGTCACAATTGTATCCCCCATATTGGGTTTCTAATCTATCTCTTTAATCTAATAGTTATTCAATTTTATTGGTTCTCGATATAACCAAGCTCAATATGGGATCCTCACCACATAAATAACTACCAATTGAGCATGGATCTACAGTGGATTTATTTGTGTTCTGTATGGATGAATTACTATGAATCCGAACGCTCGTCTCCCTCCCGCGCCCTCAGGACACCCAGTGATCGGGCATACGCTCGATTTTGCTCGAAGTCCGTTTGAGTTCGTTGACCGCGCGACGAACGAGTGTGGAGACCTCTATCGCATGGAGCTTCCTAGCGTCGACGTTTACGTCTTAGCCCATCCGGAGTATTTCAAACAAGCGCTGGTGACTGACATCGACGCATTCGGAAAGACCGAGGACTTTCAGCGGGTGTTTGGCAATGGGTTGCTTTCGACAGAGGGAGAGCAGTGGAGTCGCCAGCGAGGAATCCTCCAACCATTATTTCATCGAGATCGAATCGGGGGATATGGCGAGTATATGGTCGACGCTACGCAACGACGACTTGCTACGTGGAAGCCAGGAGAGACTCGAAATATAGAATCGGAGATGCAGGATCTCACAATAGAGATCCTCTTTGCGACGCTCTTTGGGCGCGAATTACCTCCGGGGGAAGGTGACGAGCTCCGTGCAGCATCGGATGGACTCAATAAATGGTTCGCGCCGACATCCTGGCTCTTACCGAACTGGATTCCAACACCATCACGACGAGAGTTCGGCAATTCAGTAGAGCGTCTCCGAACGGAAGTTCGACAGCTGCTTGCGGAGTATAGTGCAGATTCGGAACAAGAGGTCAGCTCACAGCCAAACGACCTCCAACAAGAAACGCTCTTATCGAAGCTCCACGACGCACGCGAGGCAAGTGGACCAGACCATCTTAGCACGGAGGAAGTCGAAGACCAGATGCTCACGATGATCTTTGCTGGGTACGAGACCACCGCTGCGGCGCTCGGATTCGCCTGGTACTCGCTGGCGATGAATCCCGAGATTCGGCAGGCGTTCCACGACGAACTCGACGCTGTTCTGGGGGATGAACCACCGACACCGGAAGACATTGCAAACCTCGACCTCACAAACCGTATCGTCACCGAGACCCTCCGACTGTATCCGCCCATCCATACGATCCCCCGGCAGACGACTCGAGATGTTCAGATCGATGGCTACCAGATCCCGGCCAACGAGGAAGTTCATCTATCCATTATCTCGACTCATCGTGATGAGCGGTTCTACGACGATCCCCTGTCATTCCGGCCCGATCGGTGGACAGAAAATTTCGAAGAGGAACTCGATGACCACGCGTTCATCCCGTTCGGTGGTGGTCGTCGGACGTGTATCGGTCGGGAATTTGCTCGCCTCGAGGCGACGCTCGTGTTGGCGACGATCGGTCAACAGTGGACCCTCGAATGGGCTGGTGCAGACCCGACGATCACGATCGAACCAGAGATCACTACGCAGACAAAGAACGGCCTCCCAATGCGGCTTCGGCAACGATAGATACGTACTATCGCTCATCAACCGTAATACTGCTGAAGTCAGTGTTCTCCTTGGAGACATGGGTGTAAATTATTCTAGCATTCCCGATTCCGGCCGTCTCGTGTGTGTGTGTGAGCACCCCAAATTCAACCTCCTAGATGTGAATATTATTCGGATGGGTATTATCTCGACAGGCGGTACACTTGAGCATTCGAGCGACGTAATTCGGGGAGTTTTGTGGGGGAATACGTTAGGGGAGAGCGCTCAGAGTTAATACCACGTCCATGATCGAGTCATTATATCATCTAGAACGAATGCCGTCGTGTTTATTGCATCGCTCGCTGGAGCACTACTGTTACTCGACGCTATCGGATACTGCGACATA
This region of Natrinema sp. DC36 genomic DNA includes:
- a CDS encoding pilin, whose product is MSNRSSPTATESSSEHPTTNEESSTSRKTRLRVQSLFTSVPPQLVSLATGLLLLIVAVGPATAQSNVGDVYCGTGVETGIGIVFGAVAGLGLPATGFYVGRAGLSYMRAGGNPEKKNQAKEKLVMSGIGFGIIVLALISPELIDKVGSQMGFGFSDCVKPF
- a CDS encoding ArsR family transcriptional regulator, whose translation is MGDTIVTGNTHRAKNPLTGEKLVVRSVINETVDSARLKVLQAMGDLSSPVAQTDIAQQADISRQAASNHLAVLRDRGFVNNHNAGIELTAGGLLLLDVIESCLQTVSVEGLSFLTRSDHSIGVLRTLERRPYRPSELESAVSSSPSRPTIGRILKAFAEYGWIQDDGGQQQITPAGTRVLNAYVDLATAVEQLIEKAPWLQRLPTEDATFPIPELADAELIISNPTHPSSVLWTALKLYDRQTSRFRGFCSIFNPVLFHAYRGLLELGIESEAILDLPTYVEAAENSQTQYVVHSSAYNNYQPLVLDRAHTLGIGIYDTRKVAIAAYNESGSGQHIAMIVSSNERLVEWGIDLYESYRAQARPASELEPTTT
- a CDS encoding cytochrome P450; translated protein: MNPNARLPPAPSGHPVIGHTLDFARSPFEFVDRATNECGDLYRMELPSVDVYVLAHPEYFKQALVTDIDAFGKTEDFQRVFGNGLLSTEGEQWSRQRGILQPLFHRDRIGGYGEYMVDATQRRLATWKPGETRNIESEMQDLTIEILFATLFGRELPPGEGDELRAASDGLNKWFAPTSWLLPNWIPTPSRREFGNSVERLRTEVRQLLAEYSADSEQEVSSQPNDLQQETLLSKLHDAREASGPDHLSTEEVEDQMLTMIFAGYETTAAALGFAWYSLAMNPEIRQAFHDELDAVLGDEPPTPEDIANLDLTNRIVTETLRLYPPIHTIPRQTTRDVQIDGYQIPANEEVHLSIISTHRDERFYDDPLSFRPDRWTENFEEELDDHAFIPFGGGRRTCIGREFARLEATLVLATIGQQWTLEWAGADPTITIEPEITTQTKNGLPMRLRQR